One segment of Pontibacter akesuensis DNA contains the following:
- a CDS encoding LacI family DNA-binding transcriptional regulator: MDKETTIYDIAKELSISPTTVSRGLNDHPAVNKKTRQRIYEAATLMGYRSNTFASSLRKQRTNTIGVIVPMLNSNFQSSVLAGMERVANEAGYNLIISQSLETVQKEIANAKTMFDNRVDGLLVSIAYDTENVDHFEPFFSRGIPLLFYDRVPEHKKCTSIVIDNIQAAYKATAHLIEQGCRNLVHISGSLKVNLYQERLKGFKYALMDNNISFSDACVISTNLSVEAGISAAQQILQMDPMPDGIFVSNDTCAVSCLKTLSQAGISIPNDVAIVGFNNDPITRIVEPNLTSINYPGEEMGEMAVRSLINYLDGASDVAITNTITLRSELVVRASSTRKGEAS, translated from the coding sequence ATGGATAAGGAAACAACCATTTACGATATAGCGAAGGAATTATCTATCTCCCCTACCACTGTGAGTAGAGGCCTGAACGATCACCCCGCCGTAAACAAAAAAACCAGGCAGCGCATTTATGAAGCCGCTACGCTGATGGGCTATCGCTCCAACACCTTTGCCAGCAGCCTGCGTAAGCAGCGCACCAACACCATCGGCGTAATTGTGCCTATGCTCAACAGTAATTTTCAGTCGTCGGTGCTGGCGGGCATGGAGAGGGTGGCAAACGAGGCCGGCTATAACCTGATCATCAGCCAATCGCTGGAGACAGTGCAGAAGGAGATTGCCAACGCCAAAACCATGTTCGATAACCGGGTGGATGGCCTGCTTGTTTCCATTGCCTACGACACGGAGAACGTGGATCACTTTGAGCCATTCTTCAGCCGCGGGATTCCACTGCTGTTCTATGACAGGGTGCCCGAGCATAAGAAATGTACCAGCATTGTGATAGACAACATTCAGGCTGCCTACAAGGCCACCGCACACCTGATTGAGCAAGGCTGTCGCAACTTAGTACACATTAGCGGTAGCCTGAAAGTGAATCTATACCAGGAGCGCCTTAAGGGTTTTAAATATGCGCTGATGGATAATAACATTTCTTTCAGCGATGCCTGCGTGATTTCTACGAATTTAAGTGTGGAGGCCGGTATTTCAGCAGCCCAGCAAATCCTGCAGATGGACCCGATGCCTGACGGCATCTTTGTCTCAAACGACACCTGTGCAGTTAGCTGCCTCAAGACACTTAGCCAGGCCGGCATCTCCATTCCGAACGACGTGGCCATTGTTGGATTCAACAACGACCCGATTACCCGCATTGTGGAGCCAAACCTGACAAGCATTAACTACCCTGGCGAGGAAATGGGCGAAATGGCGGTTCGCAGCCTCATCAATTACCTTGACGGGGCCTCCGATGTAGCCATTACCAACACGATTACCCTCAGGTCAGAACTGGTCGTGCGGGCATCATCAACCAGAAAAGGAGAGGCATCCTAA
- a CDS encoding alpha-glucuronidase family glycosyl hydrolase, protein MNQKSVCLLALLFLSTLFSGSLRAEDGYKLWLQYDQVQDATKLQAYRQTVNELVVQGSSPTLTAVQKELQMGLQGLLGKPVPASKQANQQNILVAGTPASSALIKALNLDAKLKTVGDEGYLLLTANQNGKKQTVIAANTDIGVLYGSFHFLRLLQTHQDISNLSVASAPKIKHRVLNHWDNLDRTVERGYAGFSLWDWHRLPGYIDQRYIDYARANASIGINGTVLTNVNANALVLTEDYLKKVAALADAFRPYGLKVYLTARFSAPIEIGGLKTADPLDPQVQAWWNKKSDEIYSHIPDFGGFLVKANSEGQPGPQNYGRNHADGANMLADAVAGKGGIVMWRAFVYSEDEPDDRAKQAYNEFKPLDGKFRDNVLVQVKNGAIDFQPREPFHPLFGAMPKTPLMMEFQITQEYLGQGTTLAYLSPMYKETLEADTYAEGKGSTVAKVVDGTLHNYQQTGIAGVANIGNDRNWTGHLFGQSNWYAFGRLAWNHALSSEEIAEEWVKMTFTNDNKFVAPVKDMMLTSHEAVVNYMTPLGLHHIMGWSHHYGPGPWIKDKHRADWTSVYYHKADEKGIGFDRTKSGSNAVSQYFPPVAKTYGNIKKVPEKYLLWFHHVPWDYKVNSGRTLWNELAYRYSAGVDSVRQMQKTWDSLQGKVDEERFQHVKQLLAVQEQEAEWWRDACLLYFQTFSKRPIPADLEKPAHTLDYYMSLDPKFVPGI, encoded by the coding sequence ATGAATCAAAAGTCAGTCTGTCTTCTAGCACTCCTGTTTTTAAGCACTCTCTTTAGCGGCAGCCTCAGGGCAGAAGACGGGTACAAGCTCTGGCTGCAGTATGACCAGGTGCAGGATGCTACCAAACTGCAGGCATACCGACAAACCGTAAATGAATTGGTCGTGCAGGGCAGCTCTCCTACCCTGACGGCAGTGCAGAAGGAGCTGCAGATGGGCCTGCAAGGGCTGTTGGGCAAACCCGTGCCTGCCTCGAAGCAGGCAAACCAGCAAAACATACTTGTTGCCGGTACGCCGGCAAGCTCTGCGCTTATCAAGGCCCTGAACCTGGATGCGAAACTAAAAACGGTAGGAGACGAAGGGTACCTGCTGCTGACGGCAAACCAGAACGGTAAAAAGCAGACTGTTATCGCGGCAAATACCGACATCGGGGTGCTATACGGCAGTTTCCATTTTCTTCGGCTGCTGCAAACGCACCAGGATATCAGCAATCTCTCTGTTGCAAGTGCACCTAAAATCAAGCACCGCGTGCTGAACCACTGGGATAACCTGGACAGAACCGTGGAGCGTGGCTACGCGGGCTTTTCGCTTTGGGACTGGCACCGCCTACCCGGTTATATCGACCAGCGCTACATCGACTACGCCCGTGCCAACGCTTCTATCGGCATCAACGGCACTGTACTAACCAATGTGAATGCCAATGCGCTGGTATTAACAGAGGACTATCTTAAGAAGGTAGCCGCACTTGCCGATGCTTTCCGCCCTTATGGCCTGAAAGTATACCTGACTGCCCGTTTCAGCGCCCCAATTGAGATTGGCGGCTTGAAAACTGCCGATCCGCTGGACCCGCAGGTGCAGGCGTGGTGGAATAAAAAATCAGACGAGATCTACTCTCATATTCCGGATTTTGGCGGCTTCCTGGTGAAAGCCAACTCAGAGGGCCAGCCGGGGCCGCAGAACTACGGCAGAAACCATGCGGATGGTGCCAACATGCTGGCAGATGCCGTAGCCGGAAAAGGCGGCATTGTGATGTGGCGTGCCTTCGTGTACAGCGAAGATGAGCCCGACGACCGCGCCAAGCAGGCCTACAATGAGTTTAAACCGTTGGATGGGAAGTTCCGCGACAATGTGTTGGTGCAGGTTAAGAACGGTGCCATCGATTTCCAGCCGCGTGAGCCGTTTCACCCGCTGTTCGGAGCGATGCCGAAGACGCCGCTCATGATGGAATTCCAGATCACGCAGGAGTACCTGGGCCAGGGCACCACGCTCGCCTACCTCTCCCCAATGTATAAGGAGACGCTGGAAGCAGACACCTATGCCGAGGGCAAAGGCTCTACTGTGGCCAAGGTTGTAGACGGCACACTTCATAACTACCAACAGACAGGTATAGCCGGTGTGGCCAACATTGGCAACGACCGCAACTGGACCGGCCACTTGTTTGGGCAGTCGAACTGGTACGCCTTTGGGCGCCTGGCCTGGAACCATGCCCTTTCATCCGAGGAGATTGCGGAGGAGTGGGTGAAGATGACCTTCACCAATGACAACAAGTTTGTGGCACCGGTAAAGGATATGATGCTGACCTCGCATGAGGCGGTGGTGAACTACATGACCCCGCTCGGCCTGCACCACATCATGGGCTGGTCGCACCACTACGGCCCCGGCCCCTGGATAAAGGACAAGCACCGCGCTGACTGGACTTCTGTTTATTATCATAAAGCCGATGAGAAAGGCATTGGTTTTGACCGCACCAAATCAGGCAGCAACGCCGTGAGCCAGTACTTCCCTCCCGTTGCCAAGACGTACGGAAACATCAAAAAAGTGCCGGAGAAGTACCTGCTGTGGTTCCACCATGTGCCGTGGGACTACAAGGTTAACTCGGGCAGAACCCTTTGGAACGAACTGGCCTACAGGTACAGCGCCGGCGTGGATTCGGTGCGCCAGATGCAAAAAACATGGGACAGCCTGCAAGGCAAGGTGGATGAGGAGCGCTTCCAGCACGTGAAACAGCTTTTGGCCGTACAGGAGCAGGAAGCAGAATGGTGGCGCGACGCGTGCCTGCTGTACTTCCAGACGTTCTCGAAGCGACCTATCCCTGCAGACCTGGAAAAGCCTGCCCATACGTTGGATTACTACATGAGCCTGGACCCCAAATTTGTCCCTGGCATTTAA
- a CDS encoding SDR family NAD(P)-dependent oxidoreductase, with amino-acid sequence MNSDSNAATKVAIVTGGASGLGYAIAEKFVQQHIRTIIVGRNEEKLQAAKEQFGELCTYKVCDLSDLAQIPGLVHEIVEEFGQVDILVNNAGINMKKPFEEVTDEDFQRIILTNVTAVFALSREVVKDMLPRNRGSIINISSMASQYGIPKVIAYTASKSAIEGMTRAMAVELSPEGIRVNCVAPGFIATDMSAKALNNDPERKNKVLSRTPMGKLGTPADVAEAVYYYATEGAKYVTGTVLPVDGGNSVGF; translated from the coding sequence ATGAATTCAGATTCTAACGCAGCGACAAAAGTAGCCATTGTAACAGGTGGCGCTTCAGGGTTGGGCTATGCCATTGCTGAAAAATTTGTGCAGCAGCATATTCGCACCATCATTGTCGGAAGAAACGAGGAGAAGCTACAGGCGGCAAAGGAGCAGTTTGGCGAGCTTTGCACCTACAAAGTATGCGATCTGTCCGACCTGGCCCAGATACCAGGCTTGGTGCATGAGATTGTGGAAGAGTTCGGGCAGGTTGACATCCTGGTGAACAACGCTGGCATCAACATGAAAAAGCCTTTCGAGGAGGTAACAGACGAGGATTTCCAGCGCATTATACTTACCAATGTGACCGCCGTGTTTGCGCTGAGCCGCGAAGTGGTGAAAGACATGTTGCCACGTAACCGGGGCAGCATTATCAATATCAGCTCCATGGCCTCGCAGTACGGCATTCCGAAAGTGATTGCCTATACCGCATCCAAATCGGCTATTGAGGGCATGACTCGTGCCATGGCTGTTGAATTATCGCCGGAGGGTATCCGCGTGAACTGCGTGGCTCCCGGTTTTATCGCCACGGACATGTCGGCGAAGGCCCTGAACAACGATCCCGAGCGCAAGAACAAAGTACTTTCCAGAACACCAATGGGTAAATTGGGCACACCGGCTGATGTGGCTGAGGCGGTTTACTACTACGCCACCGAAGGCGCCAAGTATGTAACCGGTACCGTGCTTCCGGTGGATGGCGGGAACTCTGTTGGGTTTTAG
- a CDS encoding endo-1,4-beta-xylanase, with product MMNRYKALFAPGLVAALLATSCTDTNKTTTEGEKAAQTATKAPVSLKEAFEGDFYVGAALNGRQVSGNDAKALNIIQEQFNTISPENLLKWESVHPRPNEYNFEPADNYVALGEQHDLFTVGHTLVWHNQTPKWVFEDAQGKPVSKEELLKRMQDHISTVAGRYKGKIDSWDVVNEALNDDGTLRQSPWLKIIGEEYLQKAFEFAHQADPEMELYYNDYNLWKPAKRDGAVRLVRNLQEKGIKVAGIGMQGHYGLHAPSLEDIEASIEAFAALGVKVSFTEVDIDVLPNPSNRQGADIDATFEFDQKYNVYTEGLPDSVQQQLTQRYVELFDLFKKHSDKIDRVTFWGVTDNDSWLNNWPIQGRTSYPMLFDRAYQPKPAYEAVLKAAAKTK from the coding sequence ATGATGAACCGATACAAAGCCCTTTTTGCTCCCGGCCTGGTGGCTGCGCTGCTCGCTACCTCCTGCACCGATACAAATAAAACCACGACTGAAGGAGAAAAAGCGGCACAAACCGCTACGAAAGCACCCGTTTCTTTGAAAGAGGCATTTGAAGGTGATTTTTACGTGGGCGCTGCCCTAAACGGCAGGCAGGTTAGCGGCAACGACGCAAAAGCACTCAACATCATACAGGAGCAGTTTAATACCATCAGCCCGGAGAACCTGCTCAAGTGGGAGTCGGTGCACCCGAGGCCAAACGAATACAACTTTGAGCCTGCCGATAATTATGTGGCTTTAGGTGAGCAGCACGACCTGTTTACAGTGGGCCATACCCTGGTGTGGCACAACCAGACGCCGAAATGGGTATTTGAGGATGCACAGGGAAAGCCGGTAAGCAAAGAGGAGTTGCTCAAGCGCATGCAGGACCACATCAGCACAGTGGCAGGCCGCTACAAGGGCAAGATCGACAGCTGGGACGTGGTGAACGAGGCCCTGAACGATGACGGCACGCTGCGCCAGTCGCCGTGGCTGAAAATTATTGGGGAGGAGTACCTGCAAAAGGCGTTTGAGTTTGCCCACCAGGCCGACCCGGAGATGGAGCTGTACTACAACGACTATAACCTCTGGAAACCAGCCAAGCGCGACGGTGCGGTGCGTCTGGTACGCAACCTGCAGGAGAAGGGAATCAAGGTGGCTGGCATCGGGATGCAGGGACACTATGGCCTTCATGCGCCTTCATTGGAAGATATTGAGGCCAGCATTGAGGCATTCGCTGCACTTGGGGTAAAGGTATCCTTTACTGAGGTAGACATTGACGTGCTGCCAAATCCGAGCAACCGTCAGGGTGCCGACATTGACGCTACATTTGAGTTTGACCAGAAGTATAACGTTTACACGGAAGGATTGCCGGACTCGGTGCAGCAGCAACTGACCCAACGCTATGTGGAGCTGTTCGACTTGTTCAAAAAGCACAGCGACAAGATTGACCGCGTTACCTTCTGGGGCGTGACGGATAATGACTCCTGGCTAAACAACTGGCCAATACAGGGGCGCACGAGTTACCCAATGCTGTTCGACCGCGCCTACCAGCCTAAACCAGCGTACGAGGCTGTGTTGAAAGCGGCCGCCAAGACAAAGTAG
- a CDS encoding xylulokinase: MLLLGIDVGTSSIKVSVVDAQTQDCLASAQYPDEESDIISPKAGWAEQSPEMWWDHVKAAIQKANATGSYNPKDIGAIGIAYQMHGLVVVDKQQQTLRNSIIWCDSRAVEIGNKAFKSIGEEKSLSHLLNSPGNFTASKLAWVKANEPELYYNIDKIMLPGDFVAMKLTGNITTSISALSEGVFWDFQDDQLSSDVLNYYKFDKALIPVINPVFSEHGTVQQEVATELGLTAGIPVTYKSGDQPNNALSLNVLKPGEVAATAGTSGVIYGVSDKLIYDPQSRVNTFAHVNYGEEKRLGVLLCINGTGSLNRWIKNIAGTGMSYAEMNDMAGKISIGSNGLRVLPFGNGAERMLNNEIVGTHFHNIDLNLHSKAHIFRATQEGIAFAFRYGLDIMRESGMNPSIIRAGKANLFLSNTFTEAFVNATHVPVELYQNDGSVGAALGAGIGVKAYKSEEEAFTNSKKLQVIEPKAIEQYEPAYQEWKMLLEKQLKQN; the protein is encoded by the coding sequence ATGCTCTTATTAGGTATAGATGTAGGAACATCATCCATAAAAGTATCGGTAGTGGATGCACAAACTCAGGATTGCCTGGCTTCGGCCCAGTATCCTGACGAAGAGTCGGACATTATCTCCCCGAAAGCAGGCTGGGCTGAGCAATCGCCAGAAATGTGGTGGGACCACGTGAAAGCGGCCATACAGAAAGCAAACGCCACCGGAAGCTACAACCCAAAGGACATTGGCGCCATCGGCATCGCGTACCAGATGCACGGCCTGGTGGTAGTGGACAAGCAGCAGCAAACCCTGCGCAACTCCATTATCTGGTGCGACAGCCGCGCGGTGGAAATCGGGAACAAGGCCTTCAAAAGTATAGGCGAAGAGAAAAGCCTCTCCCACCTGCTCAACTCTCCGGGTAACTTTACGGCCTCAAAGCTGGCTTGGGTAAAGGCAAATGAGCCGGAGCTCTACTACAACATCGACAAGATCATGCTTCCCGGCGATTTTGTAGCCATGAAACTGACCGGCAACATTACCACCAGCATCTCTGCGCTGTCAGAGGGTGTTTTCTGGGATTTCCAGGATGACCAGCTTTCCAGCGACGTGCTCAACTACTACAAGTTCGACAAGGCGCTGATACCCGTGATTAACCCGGTGTTTTCGGAGCATGGCACGGTGCAGCAGGAGGTGGCCACAGAACTGGGGCTGACGGCAGGTATTCCTGTTACCTACAAGTCAGGTGACCAGCCTAACAACGCACTGTCACTGAACGTGCTGAAGCCAGGTGAAGTGGCTGCCACCGCGGGTACTTCTGGTGTTATCTACGGTGTGAGCGATAAGCTTATTTATGATCCACAGTCGCGGGTGAACACCTTTGCGCACGTGAACTATGGGGAAGAGAAACGGCTGGGCGTGCTGCTGTGCATTAACGGCACGGGCAGCCTCAACCGCTGGATCAAAAACATTGCTGGCACCGGCATGAGCTACGCAGAAATGAACGACATGGCCGGCAAAATCAGCATCGGCAGCAACGGCTTGCGCGTACTTCCGTTTGGCAACGGCGCCGAGCGCATGCTTAACAACGAGATTGTAGGCACGCATTTCCACAACATCGACCTGAACCTGCACTCCAAAGCGCACATTTTCAGGGCTACACAAGAGGGCATCGCCTTTGCGTTCCGCTACGGCTTGGACATTATGCGCGAGAGCGGCATGAACCCCAGCATCATCCGGGCGGGCAAGGCCAACCTTTTCCTAAGCAACACCTTTACAGAGGCTTTCGTGAACGCAACGCATGTGCCGGTGGAGCTCTATCAGAACGATGGCAGCGTTGGGGCCGCCTTAGGCGCGGGAATCGGCGTGAAGGCCTATAAATCGGAAGAGGAAGCCTTTACGAACAGCAAAAAATTGCAGGTAATTGAGCCAAAGGCCATTGAACAGTATGAGCCGGCTTACCAGGAGTGGAAAATGCTGCTGGAGAAACAACTGAAACAGAACTAA
- the xylA gene encoding xylose isomerase — protein MANIVLGEKEFFKGINQIKFEGVESDNPLAYRWYDENRVVAGKTLKDHLRFAVAYWHSFNANGSDPFGGATLNFAWDEKADPIERAKDKMDAAFEFITKMNMPYYCFHDVDVVDYGNNIAENERRLQTMVEYAKQKQQESGVKLLWGTANVFSHQRYMNGASTNPDFHVLAHAGAQVKAALDATIALDGENYVFWGGREGYMTLLNTDMKREQDHLARFLHTAKDYARKQGFKGTFFIEPKPMEPTKHQYDYDSATVIGFLRKYDLLNDFKINIEVNHATLAGHTFQHELQVAADAGLLGSIDANRGDYQNGWDTDQFPNNLNELTEAMLVFLEAGGVQGGGINFDAKIRRNSTDPADLFYAHIGGADTFARALITADSILQNSDYRKIREERYASFDSGKGQEFENGKIALEDLRQFAIENGEPAVKSGRQEYLENLINRYI, from the coding sequence ATGGCAAACATAGTATTAGGAGAAAAAGAGTTTTTTAAAGGTATAAATCAAATCAAATTTGAGGGCGTGGAGTCTGACAACCCACTGGCGTACCGTTGGTACGACGAAAACCGCGTGGTGGCAGGCAAAACGCTGAAAGACCACCTGCGCTTTGCAGTGGCTTACTGGCACTCGTTCAACGCGAACGGTTCTGATCCATTCGGTGGCGCTACGCTTAACTTCGCCTGGGATGAGAAAGCAGACCCAATCGAAAGAGCAAAAGACAAGATGGACGCGGCATTCGAGTTCATCACCAAAATGAACATGCCTTACTACTGCTTCCATGATGTGGATGTGGTGGATTATGGAAATAATATCGCTGAAAACGAGCGACGCCTGCAGACGATGGTGGAATATGCCAAACAGAAGCAGCAGGAAAGCGGCGTGAAACTGCTTTGGGGAACTGCCAACGTGTTCTCGCACCAGCGCTACATGAACGGCGCCTCTACCAACCCTGATTTCCATGTGCTGGCGCACGCAGGTGCACAGGTAAAAGCGGCGTTGGATGCTACTATCGCCCTGGATGGTGAGAACTACGTGTTCTGGGGTGGTCGCGAAGGTTATATGACGCTGCTGAACACAGACATGAAGCGTGAGCAGGACCACCTGGCCCGTTTCCTGCACACGGCAAAGGACTATGCGCGTAAGCAAGGCTTTAAAGGCACGTTCTTCATCGAGCCGAAGCCAATGGAGCCAACCAAGCACCAGTACGATTATGACTCTGCCACGGTGATCGGCTTCCTGCGCAAGTATGACTTGCTGAACGACTTCAAGATCAACATCGAAGTAAACCACGCCACACTGGCTGGCCATACGTTCCAGCATGAACTGCAGGTTGCTGCCGATGCCGGCCTGCTGGGCTCTATCGACGCAAACCGCGGTGACTACCAGAACGGCTGGGATACCGACCAATTCCCGAACAACCTGAACGAACTGACGGAGGCGATGCTGGTGTTCCTGGAGGCCGGTGGCGTACAGGGCGGAGGCATCAACTTCGATGCGAAGATCAGAAGAAACTCTACTGATCCTGCTGACCTGTTCTACGCACACATAGGTGGTGCCGACACGTTTGCAAGAGCGCTGATCACAGCTGACAGCATCCTGCAGAACTCTGACTACAGAAAAATACGTGAGGAGCGCTACGCCTCTTTTGACAGCGGAAAAGGCCAGGAGTTCGAGAATGGCAAAATAGCGCTGGAAGACCTGCGCCAGTTTGCCATCGAAAATGGTGAGCCAGCCGTGAAGAGCGGACGCCAGGAGTACCTGGAGAACCTGATCAACAGGTACATCTAA
- the xylE gene encoding D-xylose transporter XylE, whose amino-acid sequence MIKNENLTAGQNIPYIAGITLIATLGGLLFGYDTAVISGAERSVQLYLVNSLGLSTWVHGATISSALIGCIIGGAISGVFASGIGRKKTLIIAAILFFISALGSGYPEFLFFEEGKPTMGLLYMFNFYRIIGGIGVGLASAVVPVYIGEIAPANLRGRLVSLNQFAIIFGMLVVYFVNWGISSGESVEWLNNVGWRRMFLSEAIPAGLFGILLFFVPETPRYLSMANRDEEAMKILTKVNGGHRAREIFAEIKNTVEHHSGNLFSYGKTVIIIGILLSVFQQFVGINVALYYAPRIFESMGAGKDASMLQTVVMGIINVIFTVVAILTVDRWGRKPLLMVGSIGMAIGMFAIAGLAYYEIIGISTLVFIIIYTASFMMSWGPICWVLISEIFPNKIRGKAVAIAVAAQWAANFFISSTYPSMMEFSGAFTYGFYGLMSLISFLFVWKMIPETKGKSLEEMEQLWIRKSGNVPAQEAYAANKTRV is encoded by the coding sequence ATGATAAAGAACGAAAATCTAACGGCAGGGCAGAACATTCCCTATATCGCCGGGATTACGCTGATCGCCACCCTGGGCGGATTGCTCTTCGGGTACGATACAGCTGTTATTTCAGGCGCAGAACGGTCGGTGCAGCTCTACCTGGTAAACAGCCTCGGGCTGAGTACCTGGGTGCATGGCGCTACCATCTCCAGTGCCTTGATCGGCTGTATTATCGGCGGAGCCATTTCAGGCGTCTTTGCGTCAGGTATTGGTCGTAAGAAAACCCTGATCATAGCGGCCATTCTGTTTTTCATCTCGGCGCTGGGTTCTGGTTACCCGGAGTTTTTGTTCTTTGAAGAGGGTAAGCCAACCATGGGCTTGCTCTACATGTTTAACTTTTACAGGATTATAGGTGGAATAGGGGTTGGACTTGCCTCGGCGGTTGTGCCGGTTTACATTGGTGAAATAGCCCCGGCCAACCTGCGCGGGCGGCTGGTTTCGCTTAACCAGTTTGCCATCATCTTTGGTATGCTGGTGGTATACTTCGTGAACTGGGGAATTTCCAGCGGGGAGTCTGTGGAGTGGCTGAACAACGTGGGCTGGAGGCGCATGTTTTTATCAGAGGCTATTCCAGCCGGTTTGTTTGGCATTTTGTTGTTCTTTGTTCCTGAAACGCCACGCTACCTAAGTATGGCTAACCGGGATGAGGAAGCTATGAAGATCCTGACAAAAGTAAACGGCGGCCATCGTGCCCGGGAGATTTTTGCCGAGATAAAGAACACGGTGGAGCACCATTCCGGCAACCTGTTCTCCTACGGAAAAACGGTTATCATCATTGGTATTCTGCTTTCGGTGTTCCAGCAGTTCGTGGGAATCAATGTAGCCCTGTACTATGCGCCGCGAATTTTTGAAAGTATGGGAGCCGGCAAAGACGCCTCCATGCTGCAAACGGTGGTAATGGGTATTATAAACGTGATCTTTACGGTGGTGGCCATCCTTACGGTGGACAGATGGGGCAGAAAGCCCCTGCTGATGGTGGGCTCCATAGGTATGGCAATCGGAATGTTCGCTATTGCCGGCCTGGCCTACTACGAGATTATCGGTATCAGCACACTGGTATTCATCATCATTTACACGGCTTCGTTTATGATGTCGTGGGGTCCAATTTGCTGGGTGCTAATTTCAGAGATTTTCCCGAACAAGATTCGTGGTAAAGCGGTGGCAATTGCCGTGGCCGCACAGTGGGCTGCCAACTTCTTTATCTCTTCCACCTACCCATCTATGATGGAGTTCAGCGGCGCGTTTACGTACGGCTTCTACGGGCTGATGAGCCTCATCTCCTTCCTGTTTGTGTGGAAGATGATTCCTGAAACCAAAGGAAAATCGCTGGAGGAAATGGAGCAGCTCTGGATCAGAAAATCAGGCAATGTGCCTGCGCAGGAAGCATATGCTGCCAACAAGACGCGCGTGTAA
- a CDS encoding SDR family oxidoreductase: MTVTLKPLYEQVMVITGASSGIGLATARAAAKKGAKVVLASRNKEALEEIEQQIKGEGGQAIHVVADVGRSEDVQRIADAAARHFGGFDTWVNDAGVTIYGRLEEVSEEDSRRLFDTNFWGLVSGSLIAAQHLKTRGGAIINIGSVLSDVAIPTQGMYSASKHAVKGFTDALRIELEEDKAPVSVTLIKPSAINTPYTEHARNYTDKALTLPPPVYAPEEVANAILHAAEHPKRDIIVGGGGKAMSSTNKYAPGMMDMASRSMMTNMQLKDEPAQHHEGSLHQHGKDGKVHGNYDGHVMKTSLYTRASMHPVITSVVVAAASAAAFALLGKNNIKQRIKSMK; the protein is encoded by the coding sequence ATGACAGTTACACTTAAACCCCTCTACGAGCAGGTAATGGTAATTACAGGTGCCTCCAGCGGCATTGGACTCGCAACGGCTCGCGCAGCGGCAAAGAAAGGCGCAAAAGTAGTGTTGGCATCCCGAAACAAGGAAGCACTTGAAGAGATAGAGCAGCAGATTAAGGGCGAAGGCGGCCAGGCCATCCATGTGGTGGCCGATGTGGGCCGCTCAGAGGATGTACAGCGTATCGCAGATGCAGCTGCGCGGCACTTTGGCGGCTTCGACACGTGGGTAAACGATGCCGGGGTTACCATATACGGACGGTTGGAGGAGGTAAGTGAAGAAGACAGCCGGCGCCTGTTCGATACAAACTTCTGGGGACTTGTGTCTGGTTCGCTAATCGCCGCACAACACCTGAAAACCCGCGGTGGCGCCATCATCAACATCGGCAGCGTCTTGTCTGATGTGGCTATACCAACTCAGGGGATGTATTCAGCCAGTAAACACGCGGTGAAAGGCTTTACAGATGCCCTGCGCATTGAGCTGGAGGAAGACAAGGCTCCAGTATCGGTTACCTTGATAAAGCCTTCGGCAATCAACACTCCCTACACCGAGCACGCTAGAAACTATACAGACAAAGCACTGACACTTCCGCCACCAGTGTATGCGCCAGAGGAAGTGGCCAACGCCATACTTCATGCAGCCGAGCACCCGAAACGCGACATCATTGTTGGCGGCGGCGGAAAGGCCATGAGCAGCACCAACAAGTATGCACCAGGCATGATGGATATGGCCAGCAGAAGTATGATGACCAACATGCAGTTGAAGGATGAGCCCGCACAGCACCACGAGGGTTCGCTGCACCAGCACGGCAAAGACGGCAAAGTGCACGGCAACTACGATGGCCACGTGATGAAAACCAGCCTTTACACGCGTGCCTCCATGCACCCGGTTATCACCAGTGTAGTGGTGGCAGCAGCCAGTGCCGCCGCCTTCGCCTTGCTTGGCAAAAACAACATTAAGCAGCGCATCAAGTCTATGAAGTAA